The sequence tgtggcctcctcaacggggagtaggtttgcaagaaccgaacctcggtaaaacaaatccacgtgtcactctccttatttgcttgcgatttgttttgcgccctctcttgcggactcatttattattactaacactaaccccggcttgtagttgtgattatttttgtaaatttcagtttcgccctattcaccccccctctaggcgactatcagtccggtgtgccagtatgggcgcgcctgccttctgcgcgcgctgcgcgcgcatttattgctctgcaggtagccgttggcgcggagatagccgttgctccggagacgcaccggacagtccggtgcacaccggacagtccggtgaattatagcggactagccgttggagtttcccgaagctggcgagttcctgaggctgctccttcgtggcgcaccggacactgtccggtgtacaccggacagtccggtgaattatagcgcgggagcctctgaaaattcccgaaggtagcaagttcatggtggagtcctctggtgcaccggacactgtccgatggtgcaccggacactgtccggtgtacaccggacagtccggtgcccccagaccagagggccttcggttgccactttgctcctttgttgaatccaaaacttggtctttttattggctgagtgtgaaccttttacacctgtataatctatacacttgggtaaactagttagtccaattatttgtgttgggcaattcaaccaccaaaattatttaggaactaggtgtaagcctaattccctttcaaaaccgCTGTAGGAGGTGGTAATATGGAGGGACTATTTTATTGACGTGACGCGATAGTAAGATATAGAGAGAGAAATTTAGAAGGAATCGATACAGATAGTCTAAGACAATAACCATGAGATGGAAAAAATTCTACATCCCAGATACAAACACCTTCTTCTGCAGATACTCATATCTATCATTTGAAGGTCCACAAGAACGGATCAAAATTTACAATTTAACTTTTTAATAATTTGTTTTTTCCTATTTATATGGACCATGAATGTGAGGGAGTGCAAAACAGTTTCTTAGTATCTCGGATGCAAATTATTTTTTCTAGCAAACTCAAAGAAATCGTCCGACAATAGACACAGAAGTGACGTCGCTTGCGCACAAGTCCACGGCCCTCGTATAGTTTAACGTTCCCGCCAAAGTGACCCGCTAACCGTTCCACGTAAGTTAGCGAGGAGCGGCAAGTAGTCGCAGCGGCCCAGTCACGCTAGCCTCTGTCCCTGTTCTGTCGCTCAAGTCGTGATCGCTGCCTCTCTACGACTACGAGGACTTGACCTGGAAAAAGAATAACAAAGCTAGTAATCGCATTTTCTCCACCGGTAACACTTCTCATTGGTTCTCTAATCAAAATAGTGCTGCGCGCGAGCCAGTGGACCGAATCGGAGTCATCGGCCATCCCTTCCCCGTTCCCGCTAGTCTCTGCGCGTATAAGAACCGCCTCTCTGTCACGGACCGAAGCCGCGGAGAGCTCAGCACTCAGCAGTCAGAAGTCAGCAGCACAGCACAGACCACACGGAGCGCGCAGCGTCGATCGGTCTCGGTCTCCGGCCATGGCGGTGGCTCAGCAGCACCACATCAAGGCGCTGACGCCGACGTGGTTCCTCGTCAAGGTTACGCCGGCCCCGGCGCCGAGGGAGGGCGGTAAGAAAGCCGCCTACTCGCCGCTGCTACTGTCGCCGGCGGTGTGGCAGAGGGCGCAGAACGAGAAGGAGAGGGACGAGGACGGCCCCGAGCGCGCCGCCGGCGGCCTGCCGGTGTCGCCGAGGGTCGGCTGCATGGGGcaggtcaaggggaggaggaggaTAGGCTGCTCGAGCGCGCGCGGACCTGCGCCCccgaggggctcgggctcgggctcggggtGCCGCGGCGCCGGCGGCAAGGTGGCGAGTCTCGTGCTCGGGATGTTCGGGATGAGGCGGCGGAACGCAAGGAGGGCGTCGCGTGCCTGCGCCAAGGTCAGGGACGTACCgcgtggcggcggcgcggcctccGCGCCGGGGAGCACTCGTGGTGTCCGTCGCGGGGCGGCCGTGTCGGTGGACGTGTTTGATCCGCCGTTGCCGGTGGTGAGACGGCCCGTGACCGACGGCAACGCGCCGAGCCTGTGGGAGCGCCGGCGCGGCGGCAGGGCCTTGGAGGGTCTTCAGCTGACGTAGACCGCTGCAGAGCTGGAGCTGCTTGCTGCAGGGACACACCACAACTGAGGTACAGGCACAGGCTAGAGCCGGCGatgctgtgtttgtgtgctctctAGTCTTCTAGATCAGCTTTAGCGAAGTTTTGAAGGCAGGAGATTTTTTTTTCTGGTTTCAGAAGAGAACCGTTTCTGCAAAATTCCTATATATGACAATGATGCCGCGTTCCTGAGGAAGTCTCAGCGCGCGTACCTCAGTTTGTTTGCTGttgtatctctactacttattaagtaagcaatagtagtctgcctctgACATGTTCTGCCAAGGATGTGTTCTGCCCCGCTCTGGTTCTGCCATCTACACGCCTCCTGCATGTGGGTCCTTGTCCAGCAAAAAATTTCACGGCCGCACGAGTTAAACCTGATCAGTTCAGCCATCAAACACAATATAGTTCAACATTAGAGTTCTTATTGTTGAGTCCGAGCCAACGCTTATAAGCTGCTCTATGTCTCCTTTACTAGACAGTATGGTACTAAGTTTTTTGCAAGACAATAAAACAGGCGTTCTGGGCTGAATTTTTGGTGCGGCCCATACTCCAGCTAGGTTTGGGGCGGCCCATACTCCAGCGACGGCTCTCCCCCGTCGATCCATCGTCTGAACCCTTCCTCCCTCTCACCCTCTCTCAACCCGAAACCCTAGCGCTCTCCTCCCTCCTCCCCACGCCTCCATCTCTCTCACCCCTCTCCCTCAACCGCCCCGATCTGGTTACCCGAGCGCGCATGGTGGAGAGACGGGAACGCCGACGAGCGCCCTCGTGCTCACACCTCTATctcccccttctctctccctcaaCCGCCCTGATCCAGATACACAAGTTCATGCAAGGCAGAGAGACGGGAGCAATATCCGGGATGATTCGGGCGAGCGCCTCACGTCCGCGGTTGTTGGGAGCTTCGCTCACCATCTCGTGCTCGCCTTTTACTCCGCTCATTCACCGGTAATGGGGTCGACGGCGTGGATCAAAACCGCCTGGGTGCCTTGGCATCATTCAACCGCCGCCGAGCTCCATCCGCAACAAACTCGAGCGGCCCTGCCTCAAGTCTCCGTCAGCGGACCCGGTCGTGCAGATCGTAGGGAACTTCGCCCCCATCGGTGAGCAGTCGCTGACTCCATCTCCAACGACCCCAGCGAAGACAGGTGACACCAGAGGTCCTGACCACGCCATCAATCAAGCAAAAATGGAACCAAAGGTTCGAGCTCCGCAAGCGGCAAGCTCCTTCTTCATCCACGCCCTCCCTCCGCCTTGGGAACCATAGGTCCGAGCTCTGCAAGCCCCCTTCCCCCTTCCTGCACGCCCTACGTTCTTGATTGATTCCTGTTTGCTTGTGATTTTGCATTTCGGAAATCGAATCTTGTCGTTCTTAGGGATCATTGGGGGCGATTTTAGGATACTAGAGTCTAGGGCTAAGAAATTGTATGGCATCCTGGAGTAGTAGGGCTGGAGTCCTTAGGCAGATGCCAGAGGCCTATTGCCGGGATCTCGTCGAGTTCGGCACCCAGCCTACGCCGTGAGATCGAGGTCGGACACGAGGCCGCTGCCTGGGCTCGCCGCCCTTGGGTTTCTTGTCGGTGCTGCTGCTCTTTGGGCTCCTTTGGCCGAAGAGCTTGGGCATGAAGCATGTGGGTTGGATGCAGGCGGGCTGGGCGCAGGTACTTGGGTCGGAGCTCATGGAAGATCTCATCAGCATCGACAAGACCGCGTAGCCTGCCTGAAAGATCAAAGTCGGAGACATGATGTGGCCATCCTCTCTCACGAGGACGTTCTCTGTCTTCAAGTCTCTGTAGACCACCCTAATCACGTGCAGGTACTCCAGCGCAAGGAGCACTTCTGCCTCCACCATCTTGCTGTCATTCCGTTCCTATTGGTCACACTGTCCTGATCTAGGCAAATTCGAGCTTTCATGGCGCTAATGTTCTGTAATCCGGGGCCCCGACCTTTAGCTTAGCATGAGGAACCATCTTTAGCTTTGGTGAGCAATCTACAGGGACAGGGGCTGCAAATAGCCACAAAAGCAACGGCTTTTGCTAGGTGCCCCCGTCTTGCAAGGCCGAAAAAGCTTGGTTTGCATATGTTCTACTTCTTCTGGATTAGATTAAGTAAACTATGCTCGCGTTCTTCCTTCAACCTAATGCTTGCACACATCAAGCTGTCGCTTTTTTTTCCTAGCTATCCACGCTGAGTGCTAACATTATCTTTTTATTCATTGTTTGGTTGACTGATGCTGGGATGATCTGCAGACCGAACATGGTAAGAGTTCAATTCACATGCTGTTACAATGAACTGTGCTTCTTTTAATTTGTTGAAATCCTGAGTATTGATGCATTTGTTTTCCAGATTACACTGACAGGTTTCATGTTTCTACTGACATCAGCATTCCTTGGCTTTGTAAGTAAAGTTTTCAATACATATGAAATGGTCCTGTATTGTtcttatatatataatatatgtgCAAGCTTTTTCCTTTCTTGATGATCATAGTACTACACTACTAATAATTCAGAAAGTTTGAGCATTATTATTGCTTCCATTCTACGTGCAGTTATATTCACCCCATCTAGATACAACACCCCCCAGATGGGTTCACCTTGCTCATGGACTGCTTCTCTTTCTTTATCAGGTTTGAAAGTCTTTATGTGCAATTCTACCACTTCTTTTTAATTCAAGGCATCTTCACATCCATGGTATTTAGGTTTTCGTAATCAATTTTGTGGATCTTAGGACCCCTGAATATCTTTCTGAACTTCTCATTGGGGTTTTCGATTTTCCTGGGATCTAATAGCTTCATTTTTTTATTGAAATATCATGTCAATCCTTCCATTTTTTTAGTTTACATCTAATGGTGTTTATGCAGACTTTCGATGCCGTGGATGGAAAACAAGCAAGGCGTACCAACTCATCAAGTCCTCTAGGCGAGCTTTTTGACCACGGTAGTCTCCAGTTGGAATTTAAGTAGATGTACTCAGTTTTAAGAAATATCGTATGATGCTGACAAGTTTGCATCCTGTGCAGAATGTGATGTGCTTGTGTGTGCTGTAAGACCACCTGTCAATATTTTTTATTTCAAGTGCAATGATTTTCAAGTCGTTGTGAGCTCATTATTGTTTTATTTTGTATACTAGCATCTGCCATAATGCAGAGTCATGACCTGGCTTGTGCTTGGTGAGCTGGGGGCCGACAAAACCGCTGCAGCCTCAGCCGGCACTGCCCGCCACATGGTGTCACGGACCTGCTGCAGCGTCATCGTCGGTTGAAGGTGTTGCCCTCGACAGGTGATCTCTAATTGCATTTAACAGACATGTATGTTAATGAGGTTTTACTGGCAAGTATCTTTCGCTACGATTATGATTGCTGAAGCAAAGATTACGATATGTCAACCACAAAATATATTAACATTTATGTACAAGCAAAGCAAAAGTATGTGTCACGCCTTAGTTTGCCAGATTATCTGCAAAGCTAAGCTCAGGTACAAGTCCAGAAAACTTCATTTTTCGTAACATATATTTTGTTGTAAATTGTGATAGAGGACAATATCAAATTTTCATATTTGAATGAGAATGGTGTCGTTTTCCTTGTCCTTCCTATATTCAATGAAGCTATTCTTTTAGTACTTATCATGATGATTGTCATAGAAATAGAACCACATAATATGATTTTGGTTAATTTTGCATGAAAACGTGGGCAGCATTTACATGTCTTCAGTATCAAAATATAACATATCCAACTACTCGACTACATCTACCTCCTCTCATTACTATAACATCCACCTTGTTTGTTTCTACTGCTAACAGGGGTTTACAACATCCCTCCCTACTGCCATTGAGGTTGAAGGGACAACAAGGATGGTGGAAGAGCAAACGGCTATGCAGATCTTGTTGGTCTATAGGCAAATGAGGTTAATATCTTCCAGAAAGGCGACACTTGGTACCCTGGTTGAACCACTTAGATTAACGAGATAAGGGATTTTTTAATTAGGCATAAATTGAGGGATTTTTTTAGTTAGGCATAAATTGGATTCAAATCTTGGGTCCGCCACTGATGGTTCGTAAAGATAAACATGGGAGCTTAATGTTTTATTTTGTTCACATGTCAAAGCAATTGGAAGCCTCTCTTTTTTGTAGGAATCTATAGATAAATGCACTGTTGAAATTGATGGTTAGTCACACCAGTAGTCTGCTCCTCAGGTTTTGCTGGTCTCACGCTTCTTATCATAGGTGACGAGAGCAAAGTCAAGAAGGAAATACTTGGCCCCTTGCCCCCTCCCCTCTCAAGGTTGGTTTTTTTGGTCATCCCTTGTACTGGTTTGGCTCTGCTATTCTTACTATTTTTGTATTCATTTTAAAAAATGTAAGGACGAACTAAAATCCACACTGATTTTGTAAAAATAGAACAAAATAGATGTTCAGTTTAGTTTGATGTCACTACATGTCGTCAAAATGAACTAGCTATCGAGTTCCGAAGTTGAGTGGCATATTTGTGATTGTCTTTAGCGACTTGATTTGATTGTGGTTTTCCACTTCCCCAAGAGCCAGCAAAACTATTTGATTGGTAACTAGGTGAACTTCAAAACATCAGTGCATACATGGACGATACATTGACATTTAGATCGAGGGAAAAACAGCAGTGTGATATGATATCATTCGTTGTGCAATTGAAGTCTCACTGCATTATCTGTTTTAAAAATTAAAATACAGCTTAAGGTTTTGAAGATCAGTTATCAGTATTTTGTCCAGCTAATTTACTTGCTCCATCGATGGGAAGTGGGCGAGGATTTGGGTGAGCTGTCTGCGTTGAAGGCGGGGAGGGGTTTGGGGAAGGGTGTCGTTGGTGGGGAGGAATTTGGGGAGCGGCTGCCGGCGTTGAAGGCGGGCGAGGATTTGGGGCGAGATCCGGCGTTGAAGGCGGGATGGGCTCGGGCTCTGGCTCTGTTGGCGTTCGCGTCGTAGAAGGCGGCATCTCGGCCAGAGCAGCGCGTGGGGAGGAAGACGCGCGTAGAAGGAGACattggggaagggcgttcgcagcCGTTGGGGAGGGGCACCGTTAGTGGGGAGAAAGCAGCGCCTGGGGAGAAATATATGATTTTTCAAATATAGAATTACCACACCTGCGCCTATTGAATTCAGCCTGGAAGCTGCTCTGGGAGTTCTGCCAATCAGGCACATCATAGAATCAGCATAAATAAGGCACACCCTTTTTTTGGGAGATTCTGCACTTGCCTAACTAAATGATCCTCACGATGGAATAAAATTCACAGTATGTATGTTTATACCTTCTATCAATGATTTTACTAACCTTAAATTATTTTGATTAGATATCCATTTGGGGGCAGCAAAACTCAAGACAACAACTACGTAGCGCGTCAAGATGGCCATCGGGCAGCACGTAAGCGAGGATATCATATTGTGACTCTTTTGTCTAGGCTTCATTGGTCCCTCTTCCTCCAAGGCCCCGAAGATCTGCGCGACGATCACTATTCTCCGTGCTACTCGGGCGGCTATGAACATCGAGTTCAGCAAGGACATACTCCTTGACAAGCTCGCTAAGCTCAGCAACATGCAGATGTAGCAATGCATCGAGAGTATCCTTTTTCTACTTTTTCTTGTTCAAATATTTGGATTTTGGACTGCTTGAGGTACTTCTGTGATGTTTTGTGTGAATTTGCATCTTGTAGGGAGGCTCAACTTTTGAATCTATTGAAGCGCCATGATCAAGAATACAATGTTGATGAGATCAGCATGAATGACAAGCTCACCAACTGTGGCCATCAGATAACTATTATGTGCATATATGTGAATATACTTGTACGGTATATTAACCTCGCTTTTTTGCTGACTTGAGTTCATTGTTGTTTGAATTATTGTTCTAGCTTGAGGCGTGTGCTCATTCATTCTTTGACGAATTACGAGAATCACATGCAAGACTCCCTAACGGACGCCCATTTCCTCCACTATTCAACTTTAAGCAGGAAGTAAGTGATTCCAGGACAAAAATGTTTCCCATTGTGTCCCTAAATATTAGTCCTTTTTGAAAGCTTGATTACATATGAAAAATGATGTCAATTGGCCACAGGAAAATAGTGTTAATACATTCACTGTATAGTGTATACTTCATTTTGGTGGCATTTTACTGACACGCGAATACATGATGATATGCATTAGTGGTAAAATCACATGCACCGAACATGTCTTGCAATGTTCTATGTTGCCTGTCATGCATTGTGCCCTGCTTTTTTGCAACAACATGGTTGATTATATATGAGTGCTGCTTTCTTTCTAGATAGCATGCCTGAAGGAACACATTGCTGCTACCATAGCAGTGCAATTCTTCAGGTGGTGATAGCTATTGGTGGCATTCATGGGGCTTGCATTGTATAGTTTGGGTAAATGGTATGGGCCGGTGGGTGGGTGATGTCGAAGCCACAAGGTGGATGAGAGATGGGCTGTTGGTAACATGACTCTGAAATTAAGAACTTTGCCTTTTTTAATtgtgttgggctgtggctgtgatttCCCGCTGTAAGTTTACAGCTAGATTATGCACAAGAACCAAAAAAACTTTGTGGGGGAAGAAAGTGGAACATATATTGTTAGTGAAGAGGTAACTACTATATGGGTGAAGTGCAAAGATCCATACAACCAGTAACAGGCTATATTATTAGCCTTGCTCTTAGATAAGTTGTATGAAATGGAGGCGGCTAGGGTTATTAACATGGGGAAGGAGGAACAAGGAAATAGCCTCATCTCCCCAATATGACTCCCCACCACAATCCAATCCCAGCCGCCCTTCACTTCGTGAAGGCAGTTAAACTCAGTGGCGCGGTCACGTGTGTCTTGCATGATTGCTTCCTTATAATCTGGACTGACGCTTTCCTTTAAACCGCATAGATCCCTGAGCTATATAATCAAATTTGTTGTGTTCCCTTCCTTTGCAGCTAGCAAACGCACCACCGGAGCTTGTCAGCAGGCTATTACCAGAGCATGCTCGACGGCATTCAGGATTCGGTTCCTTATTTGGGAGTGGACCGTAGCCCGTAGGAAAATCTCGTTTTAATGTTGGGCTGCTGTACGCTGTCAGAGGGCAATCTGCATATCCCAAATCTAAGTTTTAGAACCTGACCATCTTGAGTTGCCAGCCTTAGAAAAACCCGAGGTGGCCTCTTGTGTCCATGCTCTGTCAGTAGCGAGCGGCACATAATGCTGGGGGGGATGGTTAGGTGTATTGTTAAGCACAGAGGGTAACTGACTGAGCTAATGTATTTTCACGTTTCATGTCTGTATCGAACTTGTACCTATGTACCCTGTACCAATCGCAGCTGATGTAATCATGTAAATGCTTCTAAACTACTTCAAGTTATCATGATGGCCAATTCGCAATTTTACAGTACACCAAACGCCCCAATCATTTCATTCTTGTTTTTTTTTAGGTTAGTGTGTTGGTTTGAAGACGAGGAATGGAGTGATTTATATCTGTTTTTTTATGATGGAATCATGGAATCAATGTTTGTAGGGGATGGAACCAAACCATCCGTGTTGCATGGTTTTAGGGACGAAATTGTTCATGTCCTATTTTTGTTTCAAGGGGTCAATGTTATGTTTCATGATTTTAGGGATGGAATCATTCATGTCCTGTGTTTGGTTGGTGAGTCTTTTTCCTACGTGTCATTATCTCTATACTATCTATTAAGTTAATAGTGTAGATGACGGCACTACCATGACTTTACCCTCCCCAGACCCCACCGGCAGATATGCGGCCCGTCGCGACATCTATTGGTCATTCCAGTTTCAAGGCCTAAGCATGGCGGCCTTGCATCGGATGCCCAA is a genomic window of Zea mays cultivar B73 chromosome 5, Zm-B73-REFERENCE-NAM-5.0, whole genome shotgun sequence containing:
- the LOC103625966 gene encoding choline/ethanolaminephosphotransferase 2, which codes for MICRPNMITLTGFMFLLTSAFLGFLYSPHLDTTPPRWVHLAHGLLLFLYQTFDAVDGKQARRTNSSSPLGELFDHGSLQLEFK